A stretch of Fibrobacter sp. DNA encodes these proteins:
- a CDS encoding alpha-amylase family glycosyl hydrolase: MRPNHIYHVFPLGALKESDWSGDHAGYWGTNSAGFRNIRELTSLIPHLQGLRADSILLGPIFKSETHGYDVTDMYQLDPRLGNNEDLKQMVVSFQAAGFHVFFDAVWNHSSRHHFAYRDLREKGRNSPFAAWYRNIQFDKPNLCGDPFTVDCWAGFQELPAFDLRNPAVEWELIHCAEYWMDEFGIDGIRIDAAQDMDLGFLKHLADACHRKRADFWMMGEVVFGDPRRWLEAGLNSVTNYQTYKSCWSSINDGNMFELAYNLNQLFDDKGGTCKGARLQLFNENHDVSRIYTTLKNKSDNYVQHLLFYTLPGVPTLYYGEEYALDAKKGGCDDWNLRPPMSSLGSGKCAAGQENLLSEIQHLAGVRLDSDALRDGGYQQEFVHSQQLAFWRTHPKGDALVLANLQDSPVQFEIDLKKHYGNRGGSLNCGGSLNCGGIASHWHDLLNSQTNITTKNGKLTVQIPAKWGCVLVPSGT; this comes from the coding sequence ATGAGACCCAACCACATTTACCATGTTTTCCCCTTGGGAGCACTGAAAGAAAGTGACTGGAGTGGTGATCACGCTGGATACTGGGGCACAAACAGCGCCGGGTTCAGGAATATCCGGGAGCTGACCAGCCTTATTCCCCACTTGCAGGGTCTTCGCGCCGACTCCATTCTCCTGGGTCCTATTTTCAAGAGCGAAACCCACGGCTACGACGTGACCGACATGTATCAGCTGGACCCCCGCCTGGGTAACAACGAAGATTTGAAGCAGATGGTTGTCAGTTTCCAGGCCGCAGGTTTCCACGTGTTCTTCGACGCCGTTTGGAACCATTCCTCCAGGCATCATTTTGCTTACCGCGACCTGCGGGAAAAGGGACGAAACTCCCCCTTCGCCGCCTGGTATCGCAACATTCAGTTTGACAAGCCCAACCTTTGCGGCGACCCCTTTACGGTGGACTGTTGGGCCGGTTTTCAGGAATTGCCGGCCTTCGATCTGCGAAATCCCGCGGTGGAATGGGAGTTGATCCATTGCGCAGAATACTGGATGGATGAATTCGGCATTGACGGAATCAGGATTGACGCGGCCCAAGATATGGACCTTGGTTTCTTGAAGCATCTGGCGGATGCTTGCCATAGGAAGCGCGCGGATTTTTGGATGATGGGAGAAGTGGTTTTCGGAGATCCTCGCCGATGGTTGGAGGCCGGCTTGAATTCTGTGACCAACTATCAGACTTATAAATCCTGCTGGAGTTCCATTAACGACGGGAACATGTTTGAACTGGCCTATAACCTGAACCAGCTTTTTGACGACAAGGGCGGAACTTGCAAGGGCGCGAGACTACAGCTCTTTAATGAGAACCACGACGTAAGCCGAATTTACACCACCTTGAAAAACAAGAGCGACAACTACGTTCAACATTTGCTGTTCTATACATTGCCCGGCGTGCCCACCCTCTATTATGGCGAAGAGTATGCTCTTGATGCAAAGAAAGGCGGATGCGACGATTGGAACCTTCGCCCACCCATGAGCAGTTTGGGCAGTGGCAAGTGCGCCGCAGGTCAAGAAAATCTTCTTTCTGAAATTCAGCATCTAGCCGGCGTGCGCCTTGATTCCGACGCCTTGCGAGATGGCGGCTACCAGCAGGAATTCGTACATTCCCAGCAGTTGGCCTTCTGGCGCACACACCCGAAGGGCGACGCGCTAGTGCTTGCAAACCTGCAGGATTCCCCGGTGCAATTTGAAATCGATTTGAAGAAGCATTACGGAAACCGGGGCGGTTCTTTAAACTGCGGCGGTTCTTTAAATTGCGGCGGGATCGCAAGTCATTGGCACGACTTGCTGAATTCGCAGACGAACATTACCACAAAAAACGGAAAATTGACGGTTCAAATTCCCGCCAAGTGGGGCTGCGTCCTTGTACCCAGCGGTACATAA